A single window of Crassostrea angulata isolate pt1a10 chromosome 8, ASM2561291v2, whole genome shotgun sequence DNA harbors:
- the LOC128161214 gene encoding uncharacterized protein LOC128161214 isoform X2, with protein sequence MARSFHVLTVLTFQCVLDSTANTTTTTQVAARATATTQVADDEKGSFYSIWSNYQVAFGFAGFLLLLFILCVVVAVRRKSNMKHRARQRERHCGLMTAAIYDIMSQSQLTGATDATGSGSSAIVVEPIKPPSYEEINREAAVPQDPPPSYRESITESFRESMKDYPEHYCQSVIRKY encoded by the exons ATGGCCCGGTCGTTCCATGTCCTCACAGTTCTGACCTTTCAGTGTGTTCTTG ATTCTACTGCAAACACAACTACAACGACACAGGTGGCTGCAAGGGCGACGGCGACGACACAGGTGGCTGATGATGAAAAGGGGAGTTTTTACTC AATTTGGTCTAACTACCAAGTGGCCTTTGGTTTTGCCGGTTTCTTGCTTCTCCTGTTTATCTTGTGTGTCGTTGTTGCCGTCAGGCGGAAGTCGAACATGAAACACCGAGCACGACAACGCG AACGCCACTGTGGATTAATGACAGCGGCCATTTATGATATAATGTCACAAAGTCAACTGACGGGTGCAACAGATGCTACCGGAAGCGGAAGCTCCGCCATTGTTGTCGAACCGATAAAACCGCCCAGCTATGAGGAAATTAACAGGGAGGCCGCTGTGCCCCAGGATCCGCCGCCGAGCTACAGGGAAAGCATCACGGAGAGTTTCCGGGAATCTATGAAAGACTATCCCGAACACTACTGCCAAAGTGTCATCCGTAAATACTAa
- the LOC128161588 gene encoding uncharacterized protein LOC128161588, giving the protein MEQADLKEQARISFVGGKSLSKEECIEKALRLTFSVDLVEAALAQVEFLAGVNQYPSLYEIDNMKNSIRRYEKLWLPLAAEHAQERLAAPLDIEWVWHCHLLCPLVYEKDCQSLFRTTVNHRLFRSADREHALKRSKHLWEAKYKNEPFEIDLTNDKMKEGSTKTDFESRITYDINGAISRQRHFYYNVSLPHYRDMCFLTLAMHRYQQFLFLRKNSYKLFIVPCYDQDLMWHTHQLHPLAYKEDTIRILGKVLPHDDTTVDRSPDSKLTLSTIDTSRLWLEMYKEGFNTPGAMYRGKEPEELYSLPDPLCNKADLRTGRQFTLESMSIDRIPDGEYGLDFTLQIFLVDDFRKISKPLFEVFGPSMLWTTDDLFSRELESQRWLVFRLKIRKGTIFSREVTVGIGKVDLQKLLDRSTVFRFHDTVSLEGDDKNCVYISGCIADTYTNRSYSLVSGDFSVCSVPHDTDALFSIEPTKLDPQSCGAGYIAQHRFIGKDGAGDVECRFVYSPHRSNADIQFIQNDRIVCSAKTVDSTHLPLSFQVSNPNWFATWDPRLGERAVMIRQASGDWGVLTGRWLSSPNETDGYLSVKFHKLVDRSTQFINIPIPKTKGGHFDIHVDNNVFDMEGSDFSLTCSQDDSLLYLATGMSIFLLLVLCRPRSEDTPALNKTETDAYVKDRRHLESFQLLLSCGLNVIQNSDHSSHGHNS; this is encoded by the exons ATGGAACAAGCAGACTTAAAAGAACAGGCCAGAATTTCTTTTGTCGGTGGCAAAAGCT TGTCAAAAGAAGAATGCATTGAAAAGGCCCTTCGATTGACCTTTAGTGTTGACCTTGTTGAAGCAGCGCTGGCTCAGGTCGAGTTTTTAGCTGGAGTGAACCAGTACCCATCTCTATACGAAATAGATAACATGAAGAACAGCATACGTCGATATGAAAAACTCTGGCTTCCTCTAGCCGCGGAGCATGCGCAGGAACGCCTAGCGGCGCCGCTTGACATTGAATGGGTGTGGCACTGCCATCTACTCTGTCCCTTGGTGTATGAAAAAGACTGCCAATCATTGTTCCGAACCACTGTCAATCACCGATTGTTCAGATCTGCTGACAGAGAGCATGCGCTGAAGCGATCCAAACATCTGTGGGAAGCAAAATACAAAAACGAACCTTTTGAAATAGATCTAACGAACGACAAAATGAAGGAAGGTTCTACTAAAACTGACTTCGAGTCTAGGATTACATACGACATAAATGGAGCCATTTCTCGCCAGCGACATTTTTACTACAACGTCTCTCTCCCACACTATCGAGACATGTGCTTCCTGACGCTAGCAATGCACCGATACCAACAGTTCTTATTTCTCCGCAAAAACTCCTATAAGCTCTTCATTGTTCCGTGCTACGATCAGGATTTGATGTGGCACACCCATCAGTTACATCCTCTGGCTTACAAAGAGGACACAATACGTATCCTTGGCAAAGTGCTTCCCCATGATGATACAACCGTAGATAGATCCCCAGATTCGAAACTTACGCTGTCCACAATCGACACTAGCCGGTTATGGCTTGAAATGTACAAAGAGGGTTTCAACACCCCAGGGGCCATGTACCGGGGTAAAGAACCCGAGGAACTGTACAGCCTCCCAGATCCTCTTTGCAACAAGGCTGACTTGAGAACTGGGCGACAGTTTACACTAGAGTCGATGTCTATTGACAGAATTCCTGACGGTGAATATGGTCTCGATTTTACTTTGCAAATTTTCTTGGTCGACGATTTCAGGAAGATTTCTAAGCCGCTGTTCGAAGTATTCGGACCATCCATGCTTTGGACAACCGATGATTTGTTTTCCCGTGAATTAGAATCCCAGCGCTGGCTGGTCTTTcgattaaaaataagaaaaggaACTATTTTCTCTCGCGAAGTAACAGTGGGCATTGGCAAAGTGGACCTCCAGAAATTACTAGATCGCTCCACTGTTTTCCGTTTTCACGACACAGTATCCTTAGAAGGAGATGACAAGAACTGTGTTTACATTTCTGGGTGTATTGCTGATACTTATACGAACAGGTCGTATTCGCTTGTTTCTGGTGATTTCTCCGTATGCAGTGTGCCTCATGACACCGATGCCTTGTTTTCAATCGAACCAACAAAGCTAGACCCGCAGTCATGCGGAGCAGGTTATATTGCTCAACACAG GTTTATCGGAAAAGATGGCGCCGGTGATGTGGAATGTAGATTTGTGTACAGTCCTCATCGATCGAATGCTGATATTCAGTTCATACAAAATGACAGAATTGTGTGCTCTGCAAAGACAGTAGATTCCACCCATTTGCCTCTTTCGTTCCAG GTATCCAACCCCAACTGGTTCGCCACTTGGGATCCACGCCTTGGGGAGCGGGCCGTGATGATTCGACAAGCTTCCGGCGACTGGGGGGTTCTAACAGGGCGCTGGCTTTCTTCGCCGAACGAAACCGATG GTTATCTTTCGGTGAAATTCCACAAGTTGGTCGATAGAAGTACCCAGTTTATCAATATCCCAATTCCCAAAACCAAGGGCGGCCATTTTGACATTCACGTGGATAATAACGTGTTTGATATGGAAGGTTCGGATTTTAGCCTCACCTGTAGCCAAGACGACTCGTTGCTATATTTAGCCACGGGAATGTCTATTTTTCTCCTGTTGGTGCTGTGTAGACCCAGATCAGAAGATACCCCGGCCCTCAACAAGACCGAAACAGATGCGTATGTTAAGGACAGGCGGCATCTTGAAAGTTTTCAATTGTTGCTCAGTTGTGGTTTGAATGTTATACAGAATTCCGATCATTCTTCCCATGGACATAATTCGTGA
- the LOC128160307 gene encoding uncharacterized protein LOC128160307 isoform X1: MKRKHCALILSILPFAFGNILLPFFDFRSAPGLNAAPCMVPKSPEDSPYYFGTSDLACVSTKGRLHLIKRSVKMESENNRTKRAAPQRHTMSPTHRWIYFRGNFFEWGTDAGSKTRLFGLLNDAKSYSVKSVLPFNGEKCDWMMEPVPAGYSSVSLECIVGCTVNYKTLTGDYSLLNNNCHHFANTISMVLCSNICPDWCQQIL; the protein is encoded by the exons ATGAAGCGG AAACACTGTGCCTTAATTTTGTCGATCTTGCCATTTGCTTTTGGCAATATATTACTTCCTTTCTTTGATTTCCGGAGCGCTCCAGGGTTAAATGCTGCACCATGCATGG TACCAAAGTCTCCCGAGGATTCCCCCTATTACTTTGGAACCTCTGACTTAGCATGCGTGTCAACAAAAGGGCGACTCCATCTCATCAAACGATCAGTCAAGATGGAATCCGAGAATAACAGAACGAAACGAGCGGCTCCGCAAAGACACACAATGTCTCCCACCCACCGCTGGATCTACTTCCGTGGGAACTTCTTCGAGTGGGGCACAGACGCCGGGAGCAAGACCCGTTTATTTGGATTACTAAATGATGCAAAGAGTTACAGTGTCAAGTCCGTACTTCCTTTTAACGGGGAAAAATGCGATTGGATGATGGAACCCGTGCCCGCGGGGTATTCCAGCGTGTCGCTGGAGTGTATCGTAGGGTGCACTGTTAATTATAAGACGCTGACCGGGGATTATAGCTTACTGAATAACAATTGCCATCACTTCGCGAACACCATTTCCATGGTGTTGTGTTCGAATATTTGTCCAGATTGGTGTCAACAAATTCTGTGA
- the LOC128160307 gene encoding uncharacterized protein LOC128160307 isoform X2 gives MVPKSPEDSPYYFGTSDLACVSTKGRLHLIKRSVKMESENNRTKRAAPQRHTMSPTHRWIYFRGNFFEWGTDAGSKTRLFGLLNDAKSYSVKSVLPFNGEKCDWMMEPVPAGYSSVSLECIVGCTVNYKTLTGDYSLLNNNCHHFANTISMVLCSNICPDWCQQIL, from the exons ATGG TACCAAAGTCTCCCGAGGATTCCCCCTATTACTTTGGAACCTCTGACTTAGCATGCGTGTCAACAAAAGGGCGACTCCATCTCATCAAACGATCAGTCAAGATGGAATCCGAGAATAACAGAACGAAACGAGCGGCTCCGCAAAGACACACAATGTCTCCCACCCACCGCTGGATCTACTTCCGTGGGAACTTCTTCGAGTGGGGCACAGACGCCGGGAGCAAGACCCGTTTATTTGGATTACTAAATGATGCAAAGAGTTACAGTGTCAAGTCCGTACTTCCTTTTAACGGGGAAAAATGCGATTGGATGATGGAACCCGTGCCCGCGGGGTATTCCAGCGTGTCGCTGGAGTGTATCGTAGGGTGCACTGTTAATTATAAGACGCTGACCGGGGATTATAGCTTACTGAATAACAATTGCCATCACTTCGCGAACACCATTTCCATGGTGTTGTGTTCGAATATTTGTCCAGATTGGTGTCAACAAATTCTGTGA
- the LOC128161214 gene encoding uncharacterized protein LOC128161214 isoform X1: MARSFHVLTVLTFQCVLGYGAGCKETDVNCTDSTANTTTTTQVAARATATTQVADDEKGSFYSIWSNYQVAFGFAGFLLLLFILCVVVAVRRKSNMKHRARQRERHCGLMTAAIYDIMSQSQLTGATDATGSGSSAIVVEPIKPPSYEEINREAAVPQDPPPSYRESITESFRESMKDYPEHYCQSVIRKY; the protein is encoded by the exons ATGGCCCGGTCGTTCCATGTCCTCACAGTTCTGACCTTTCAGTGTGTTCTTG GATATGGTGCTGGTTGTAAAGAGACTGATGTAAACTGCACAG ATTCTACTGCAAACACAACTACAACGACACAGGTGGCTGCAAGGGCGACGGCGACGACACAGGTGGCTGATGATGAAAAGGGGAGTTTTTACTC AATTTGGTCTAACTACCAAGTGGCCTTTGGTTTTGCCGGTTTCTTGCTTCTCCTGTTTATCTTGTGTGTCGTTGTTGCCGTCAGGCGGAAGTCGAACATGAAACACCGAGCACGACAACGCG AACGCCACTGTGGATTAATGACAGCGGCCATTTATGATATAATGTCACAAAGTCAACTGACGGGTGCAACAGATGCTACCGGAAGCGGAAGCTCCGCCATTGTTGTCGAACCGATAAAACCGCCCAGCTATGAGGAAATTAACAGGGAGGCCGCTGTGCCCCAGGATCCGCCGCCGAGCTACAGGGAAAGCATCACGGAGAGTTTCCGGGAATCTATGAAAGACTATCCCGAACACTACTGCCAAAGTGTCATCCGTAAATACTAa